In Luteitalea sp. TBR-22, one genomic interval encodes:
- a CDS encoding amidohydrolase family protein produces MNRRVALAAVAACAAALSALSPTPLRAQSAEAPLTVIKAARMLDVRAGRVVDAPVITVQGGTITAVGGAVPAGARVIDLGDVTLAPGLIDLHTHITMDIEGNWVLRAVTEGTADEALRGARNARATVEAGFTTVRNLGSGNFADIALDRAIRAGFVPGPRIVSAGNSIGITGGHCDTTGFAPGVLEQDWRTGVADGPDELIKAVRYQAKHGAQVIKICATAGVLSFDATVGAQQLSETEMRAVVEEATRHGLRVAAHAHGTEGIKAAVRAGVASIEHGSLLDDEAIALMKARGTYLVPTTYLVGAIDLSALPPPIRAKAEYVLPLARQNLRKAIAAGVKIAFGTDAAVYPHGHNARELSVYVQLGMTPIEAIRSATTVAAEVLGVSDRGAIEAGRLADLIAVGGDPLRDVAAFQDVRFVMAAGRVVKGSK; encoded by the coding sequence GTGAACCGACGTGTCGCGCTCGCCGCGGTGGCGGCCTGCGCCGCTGCCCTGTCTGCGCTGTCCCCCACTCCCCTTCGCGCGCAGTCGGCCGAAGCGCCGCTGACGGTGATCAAGGCGGCCCGCATGCTCGACGTGCGGGCGGGCCGCGTCGTCGATGCGCCGGTGATCACGGTGCAGGGCGGCACCATCACCGCCGTCGGTGGCGCGGTGCCGGCCGGTGCGCGGGTGATCGATCTCGGCGACGTCACGCTCGCGCCGGGGCTCATCGACCTGCACACCCACATCACGATGGACATCGAGGGCAACTGGGTGCTGCGCGCGGTGACCGAAGGCACGGCCGACGAAGCGCTGCGCGGCGCCCGCAACGCGCGCGCCACCGTCGAGGCCGGGTTCACGACGGTGCGCAACCTTGGCAGCGGCAACTTCGCCGACATCGCGCTGGACCGCGCCATCAGGGCGGGCTTCGTGCCAGGCCCACGCATCGTGAGTGCCGGCAATTCGATCGGGATCACGGGCGGACACTGCGACACCACCGGCTTCGCGCCGGGCGTGCTCGAGCAGGACTGGCGCACGGGTGTTGCCGACGGGCCCGACGAGTTGATCAAGGCCGTCCGCTACCAGGCCAAGCACGGCGCGCAGGTGATCAAGATCTGCGCGACGGCGGGCGTGCTGTCGTTCGACGCGACGGTCGGCGCCCAGCAGCTGAGCGAGACCGAGATGCGGGCCGTCGTGGAGGAAGCGACGCGGCACGGGCTGCGCGTCGCGGCGCACGCGCACGGGACCGAGGGCATCAAGGCTGCCGTACGGGCCGGCGTCGCCTCCATCGAGCACGGGTCGTTGCTCGACGACGAGGCGATCGCGCTGATGAAGGCGCGCGGGACGTACCTCGTACCGACGACCTACCTGGTGGGCGCGATCGATCTGTCGGCGCTGCCGCCGCCGATCCGCGCCAAGGCCGAGTACGTGCTGCCCCTCGCCAGGCAGAACCTGCGCAAGGCGATCGCGGCGGGCGTGAAGATCGCGTTCGGCACCGACGCGGCCGTGTACCCGCACGGCCACAACGCGCGCGAACTGTCCGTCTACGTGCAGCTCGGCATGACGCCGATCGAGGCCATCCGCAGCGCCACGACCGTCGCGGCGGAGGTGCTGGGGGTCAGCGATCGGGGTGCGATCGAGGCCGGGCGCCTTGCCGATCTCATCGCGGTGGGCGGCGATCCCCTGCGCGACGTGGCGGCGTTCCAGGACGTCAGGTTCGTGATGGCCGCGGGCCGGGTGGTGAAGGGGTCGAAGTAG
- a CDS encoding class I SAM-dependent methyltransferase: MTAPRWIATRPLSAGVLAAVFTCLSPAATRAQATQTYEPLFAQPGKDVVWVPTPEPMVALMLDMAKVTAGDLVVDLGSGDGRLVIAAAKRGARARGVEFNPDMVQLARRRAIEAGVKDRATFVEGDMFAADVSDATVLALFLLTENMKRLQPTFLALRPGTRIVSNTFGIPEWPADERITRPDCSAWCTALLWIVPAQVHGAWQIANGPRLEFDQHFQKVTGRLAGPVGSSPIQGGTIRGAEITFTIGDESWQARLEGDRLVGTRDERGRVTSWTATRIATR, translated from the coding sequence GTGACCGCCCCACGCTGGATTGCCACCCGTCCCCTGTCCGCGGGCGTACTCGCGGCCGTGTTCACCTGCCTCTCGCCGGCAGCGACCCGCGCCCAGGCGACTCAGACCTACGAGCCGCTGTTCGCGCAGCCGGGCAAGGACGTGGTGTGGGTGCCGACGCCGGAGCCGATGGTGGCGCTGATGCTCGACATGGCGAAGGTGACAGCCGGCGACCTGGTGGTGGACCTCGGGTCGGGTGACGGGCGGCTGGTGATCGCGGCGGCCAAGCGGGGGGCGAGGGCGCGCGGCGTCGAGTTCAACCCCGACATGGTGCAGCTTGCACGGCGACGGGCCATCGAGGCCGGTGTGAAGGATCGCGCGACGTTCGTCGAAGGCGACATGTTCGCGGCCGACGTGTCGGACGCGACGGTGCTCGCGCTGTTCCTGCTCACCGAGAACATGAAGCGCCTGCAGCCGACGTTCCTGGCGCTGCGGCCGGGCACGCGCATCGTGTCCAACACGTTCGGCATCCCCGAATGGCCGGCCGACGAGCGCATCACGCGGCCGGACTGCTCCGCGTGGTGCACGGCGCTGCTGTGGATCGTGCCGGCGCAGGTCCACGGCGCCTGGCAGATCGCCAACGGACCGCGCCTCGAGTTCGACCAGCACTTCCAGAAGGTGACCGGGCGGCTCGCGGGTCCCGTGGGAAGCTCGCCGATACAGGGCGGGACGATTCGCGGGGCCGAGATCACGTTCACGATCGGTGACGAGTCGTGGCAGGCCAGGCTGGAAGGCGACCGCCTGGTGGGCACGCGCGACGAGCGCGGACGCGTGACGTCGTGGACCGCCACGCGCATCGCGACACGGTAG
- a CDS encoding protein kinase → MTDHVREPRPPVRQALDALADHTPFDWDAVSSPGTVTDPDLQRTLAALRDIAQVARAHVPVGDVLPLPTRWGPLDVIAHLARGAHGDVYLARDRSLQRDVALKLLRDPARHDADQSSHSEGIRLARVRHPNVVTVHGADRIDGRTGLWMELVDGETLHHRLAAGGPLPASDVVATGVAVCAGLSAIHAAGLVHGDVKAQNVMRDRTGRIILMDLGAGRRSTESPSALQGTPLYLAPEVLQGASPTAASDIYAVGVLLHVLATGTYPIEGDSLEALQSAHRRRERSAVADERLPGGLASVIDRAMALRPAERYASASSMQAALERTVSSRPRTARASFGLVSGLVVAITAALASLALERAPRPAILAPADDGSPRRIVLPAQPIGPLSGDGCCVPYVDGPGNIRRYRIATREDEVLVPADEAAGSPGSAILARDGSRAAYAWRRPDAGWEVRTSTPGGEPRVLLSAQWQSVPTPLAWSADGRTLLVALRAFGGSQDVVALADGAGTPPRPLLAVTAGLVTATVSADGNQAAIAVNGTEAESGVSLVNVASGVVRRVHDGPAVLPRLAGAPTRLFFVRREPSGDELWTLPIEGAGAAAVASLVEPALGGLFDLRVTDDGVLWRLASLASAEVYTAPFDVHRSPAIGGAAHVDPAEIGNHVSPSWSPDGRHLAYFTIRQAVPGMTPERTLTVQDVRTGRTRRVQVPLSFLGGYTPRWTIDGRHVAVWGRDTAEASSWGYYRVEVITGETTPLVRLGVNAPAFAQFSPDGRSFLYTDPRRGIVSRDLGSGREGIVVKVEPGSRPGRFALSPDGGAIAFMRHSGPPDAEVMAIEVQRRGSAPVVRVQSTWPKWLSLHAWTPDGAHLLYARGLGDDLGQLWSIGAVDGLPHDLKFRGFGGPSTLSVHPGGRRIAFPERVLSPELVISRLPTR, encoded by the coding sequence ATGACGGACCACGTTCGTGAGCCGCGCCCTCCCGTGCGGCAGGCGCTGGACGCGCTCGCCGACCACACGCCCTTCGACTGGGACGCGGTGTCGTCGCCTGGCACGGTGACCGATCCGGACCTGCAGCGCACACTCGCGGCCCTTCGAGACATCGCGCAGGTCGCGCGCGCCCACGTGCCGGTCGGCGACGTCCTGCCCCTGCCGACGCGCTGGGGACCACTGGACGTGATCGCACACCTTGCGCGAGGCGCGCACGGCGACGTCTACCTGGCTCGCGACCGCAGCCTCCAGCGCGACGTGGCACTCAAGCTGCTGCGCGATCCGGCACGGCACGACGCCGATCAGTCCTCCCACTCTGAAGGCATCCGCCTGGCCCGCGTGCGTCACCCGAACGTCGTCACCGTCCACGGGGCCGACCGCATCGACGGGCGTACCGGCCTCTGGATGGAACTGGTCGACGGCGAGACGCTCCATCATCGTCTTGCGGCAGGCGGGCCCCTGCCGGCGTCCGACGTCGTCGCCACGGGCGTGGCCGTCTGTGCCGGACTCTCCGCCATCCATGCAGCCGGTCTCGTCCACGGCGACGTCAAGGCGCAGAACGTCATGCGCGATCGCACGGGGCGCATCATCCTGATGGACCTCGGTGCCGGCCGGCGGTCGACCGAGTCACCGTCGGCCCTCCAGGGAACGCCGCTCTACCTCGCGCCGGAGGTTCTCCAGGGCGCGTCGCCCACGGCCGCCTCCGACATCTACGCGGTCGGCGTGTTGCTGCACGTCCTCGCGACGGGCACCTATCCGATCGAGGGGGACTCGCTCGAGGCGCTGCAGTCCGCGCACCGCCGGCGCGAACGCAGCGCGGTCGCCGACGAACGCTTGCCGGGGGGCCTTGCTTCCGTGATCGACCGCGCGATGGCCCTGCGTCCGGCCGAGCGCTACGCCTCTGCCAGCTCGATGCAGGCGGCCCTGGAGCGCACCGTCTCGAGCAGGCCGCGGACGGCACGCGCTTCCTTCGGGCTGGTCAGCGGCCTTGTCGTCGCGATCACGGCCGCGCTGGCAAGTCTCGCCCTCGAGCGCGCGCCCCGGCCGGCGATTCTCGCGCCTGCCGACGACGGCAGTCCGCGGAGGATCGTGTTGCCGGCCCAACCCATCGGGCCTCTGTCGGGCGACGGCTGCTGCGTGCCTTATGTGGACGGGCCGGGCAACATCCGTCGGTACCGCATCGCCACACGTGAGGACGAGGTCCTCGTGCCCGCCGACGAGGCGGCGGGGAGCCCAGGCTCGGCGATCCTCGCGCGCGACGGGTCGCGTGCCGCGTATGCGTGGCGCAGGCCGGACGCGGGATGGGAAGTTCGGACCAGTACCCCCGGCGGCGAACCGCGCGTCCTCCTCTCCGCGCAGTGGCAGTCGGTGCCCACGCCGCTGGCCTGGTCTGCCGACGGCCGGACCCTCCTCGTCGCGCTCAGGGCGTTCGGCGGCTCACAGGACGTCGTCGCGCTGGCCGATGGAGCGGGCACGCCCCCGCGTCCGCTGCTGGCGGTGACCGCCGGCCTCGTGACGGCGACCGTATCGGCTGACGGCAACCAGGCCGCCATAGCCGTGAACGGCACCGAGGCCGAGTCGGGCGTGTCCCTGGTGAACGTCGCCTCAGGCGTCGTGCGCCGCGTGCACGACGGCCCGGCCGTGCTCCCCCGATTGGCCGGCGCCCCGACCCGGCTCTTCTTCGTCCGGCGGGAGCCTTCCGGGGACGAGCTGTGGACGTTGCCGATCGAGGGTGCCGGGGCTGCCGCAGTGGCGTCGCTGGTGGAGCCGGCGCTCGGCGGCCTCTTCGACTTGCGCGTGACCGACGATGGAGTGCTTTGGCGACTCGCGTCGCTGGCGTCCGCGGAGGTCTACACGGCGCCGTTCGACGTTCACCGCAGCCCCGCGATCGGCGGGGCCGCGCATGTGGATCCTGCCGAGATCGGCAACCACGTCAGCCCCTCGTGGTCACCCGACGGACGTCATCTGGCCTACTTCACCATCCGCCAGGCCGTGCCAGGCATGACGCCCGAGCGCACGCTCACCGTGCAGGACGTACGGACCGGCCGCACGCGTCGCGTGCAGGTGCCGCTGTCATTTCTCGGGGGCTACACGCCTCGCTGGACGATCGACGGTCGCCATGTGGCCGTATGGGGCCGCGACACGGCCGAGGCCTCCTCGTGGGGCTACTACCGCGTGGAGGTCATCACAGGCGAGACCACGCCACTCGTGCGGCTCGGCGTCAACGCGCCGGCGTTCGCGCAGTTCTCGCCGGATGGCCGATCGTTTCTCTACACCGACCCCAGGCGCGGCATCGTGTCGCGCGACCTCGGCTCGGGCCGTGAGGGCATCGTGGTGAAGGTGGAGCCCGGTTCGAGGCCAGGGCGATTCGCATTGTCTCCCGACGGCGGTGCCATCGCCTTCATGCGGCATTCGGGCCCGCCGGACGCGGAAGTGATGGCGATCGAGGTTCAACGGCGGGGCAGCGCGCCGGTCGTCCGCGTGCAGTCGACATGGCCGAAGTGGCTCTCGCTCCACGCGTGGACTCCAGATGGTGCGCATCTTCTCTATGCCCGCGGCCTCGGCGACGACCTCGGGCAGTTGTGGAGCATCGGGGCAGTCGACGGCCTGCCGCACGACCTGAAGTTCCGGGGCTTCGGAGGGCCCAGCACCCTGAGTGTGCACCCCGGCGGACGGCGCATCGCGTTTCCGGAGCGCGTGCTGTCGCCTGAACTCGTCATCTCCCGCCTTCCGACCCGCTGA
- a CDS encoding RNA polymerase sigma factor gives MSSHAESSVDLLHRVQAGDAAALEALIARYRPRLVRWASGRLPAYARHLAETQDLVQDTLVQAFRKIGAIEIRGEGSLQAYLRQVLLNAIRQEIRRVRIRPPGEAFELDVEAPDASPLEEAIGGQLLSRYDDALERLRPADRELVVAHVEFGMSHAELADAFGKPSGNAARMALQRALLRLAEEMKSV, from the coding sequence ATGTCGTCCCACGCGGAGTCGTCGGTCGACCTCCTGCACCGCGTGCAGGCGGGCGATGCTGCGGCGCTCGAGGCCCTGATCGCGCGGTACAGGCCCCGGCTCGTCCGCTGGGCGAGCGGACGACTGCCTGCGTACGCGCGCCACCTGGCCGAAACCCAAGACCTCGTGCAGGACACCCTCGTCCAGGCATTCAGGAAGATCGGGGCGATCGAGATCCGGGGCGAGGGTTCGCTCCAGGCGTACCTGCGGCAGGTGCTGCTCAATGCGATCCGTCAGGAGATTCGCCGGGTGCGCATTCGTCCGCCCGGTGAGGCGTTCGAGCTGGATGTCGAGGCGCCTGACGCCTCGCCGCTCGAGGAGGCCATCGGTGGCCAACTCCTGTCGCGGTACGACGATGCGCTCGAGCGGTTGCGGCCGGCCGACCGCGAGCTGGTGGTGGCGCACGTGGAGTTCGGCATGTCGCACGCGGAGCTTGCCGACGCATTCGGCAAGCCGTCGGGCAACGCCGCCCGCATGGCCCTGCAGCGCGCCTTGCTGCGCCTCGCCGAGGAGATGAAGTCGGTGTGA
- a CDS encoding metallophosphoesterase produces the protein MLATSFRRPVVRSAAFPKPRGWACVLALGLALLVGCDKGASSPSTPVSPTPPTSPIGASSEAFFIGAGDIGYCEPSGATPGATATAAIIERMSGVVFTAGDNAYMHGRLTDFQQCYDKSWGRFKSRTWATPGNHEYETPGASGYFDYYGERAGPYGVGYYSYDVGPWHVVSLNSEIPMSPGSAQAAWLRADLQARRTACTAAIIHRPLLSSGPNGDNPGVRDLWQILAEAGADLVISGHDHHYERHAAIDPNGVPSSRGMRLFTVGTGGAPIYRSGGLRPTSEAKVMEYGVIRFTFQPTGYRWEFHTSSGIVDSGVDVCH, from the coding sequence ATGCTCGCCACGTCCTTCCGTCGCCCGGTGGTCCGGTCCGCGGCCTTTCCGAAGCCGCGCGGCTGGGCCTGCGTACTCGCTCTTGGCCTGGCGCTGCTGGTCGGGTGCGACAAGGGCGCCTCGTCGCCGAGCACGCCGGTGTCGCCGACGCCGCCGACCTCGCCGATCGGGGCCTCGTCGGAGGCGTTCTTCATCGGCGCCGGCGACATCGGGTACTGCGAGCCCTCGGGGGCCACGCCCGGCGCGACCGCGACGGCCGCGATCATCGAGCGGATGAGCGGCGTGGTGTTCACGGCCGGCGACAACGCCTACATGCACGGTCGGCTCACCGACTTCCAGCAGTGCTACGACAAGTCCTGGGGGCGCTTCAAGTCACGGACCTGGGCGACCCCGGGCAACCACGAGTACGAGACGCCGGGCGCGAGTGGCTACTTCGACTACTACGGGGAACGCGCCGGGCCGTACGGCGTCGGGTACTACTCGTACGACGTCGGACCGTGGCACGTCGTGTCGCTGAACAGCGAGATCCCGATGTCGCCCGGCTCGGCGCAGGCGGCGTGGCTGCGCGCCGACCTGCAGGCCAGGCGCACGGCGTGCACGGCGGCGATCATCCACCGGCCGCTCCTGAGTTCGGGCCCGAACGGCGACAACCCGGGGGTCCGCGATCTGTGGCAGATCCTGGCGGAGGCCGGCGCCGACCTGGTGATCTCCGGGCACGATCATCACTACGAACGGCATGCGGCCATCGACCCCAACGGCGTGCCGTCGTCGCGCGGCATGCGGCTCTTCACGGTCGGGACCGGCGGCGCGCCCATCTACCGCTCCGGCGGACTCAGGCCGACGTCGGAGGCCAAGGTGATGGAGTACGGCGTCATCCGCTTCACCTTCCAGCCGACCGGCTACCGCTGGGAGTTCCACACCTCGTCGGGCATCGTCGACTCCGGCGTCGACGTCTGCCACTAG
- a CDS encoding ThuA domain-containing protein — protein sequence MRQFLLGLAAIVALGVGVVAQGPARVKVMLLDGESGGPYHKWQLTTPLMKKALEETGRFDVTVVTAPAATGVLDGWVPDFKAYGAVLLNYDAPDERWPAPLRAAFEQYVSGGGGAVFVHAADNAFPTWKAWNDMIGVGGWRGRTVASGPYWYYKDDKLVSDPADGPGASHGRRTPYVIRTRVADHPITRGLPAAWMHQGDELYAHLRGPGTAMTILATAYADPSNNGTGRDEPILMVSRFGKGRTFHTVLGHDVVAMSCVGFVTTLQRATEWVATGAVTQKVPSTFPTASVVSYRADLNAIDPNFARGLNGLDAK from the coding sequence ATGCGACAGTTCCTACTCGGCCTGGCGGCGATCGTCGCCCTGGGCGTCGGCGTGGTGGCGCAAGGCCCCGCGCGCGTGAAGGTGATGCTGCTCGACGGCGAGAGCGGCGGCCCGTACCACAAGTGGCAGCTGACGACGCCGCTGATGAAGAAGGCCCTCGAGGAGACCGGTCGCTTCGACGTCACCGTCGTGACCGCTCCGGCCGCCACCGGCGTGCTGGACGGCTGGGTCCCCGACTTCAAGGCGTACGGCGCGGTGCTCCTCAACTACGACGCGCCCGACGAGCGCTGGCCCGCCCCCCTGCGGGCCGCGTTCGAGCAGTACGTGTCCGGCGGCGGTGGCGCCGTGTTCGTGCACGCGGCCGACAACGCGTTCCCGACGTGGAAGGCCTGGAACGACATGATCGGCGTCGGCGGCTGGCGTGGGCGCACGGTCGCGTCAGGGCCCTACTGGTACTACAAGGACGACAAGCTGGTGAGCGATCCCGCCGACGGACCCGGGGCGTCGCACGGGCGGCGTACGCCGTACGTGATCCGCACCCGCGTCGCCGACCACCCGATCACCCGCGGGCTGCCGGCGGCGTGGATGCACCAGGGCGACGAACTCTACGCCCACCTGCGCGGCCCGGGCACCGCCATGACCATCCTCGCCACCGCCTACGCCGACCCATCCAACAACGGCACCGGGCGCGACGAGCCGATCCTCATGGTGAGCCGCTTCGGCAAGGGCCGGACGTTCCACACGGTGCTCGGCCACGACGTGGTGGCAATGAGCTGCGTCGGCTTCGTGACGACGCTCCAGCGGGCCACCGAGTGGGTGGCGACCGGCGCGGTCACGCAGAAGGTGCCGTCGACGTTCCCGACCGCGTCGGTGGTGAGCTACCGCGCCGACCTGAACGCCATCGACCCCAACTTCGCGCGCGGCCTCAACGGACTCGATGCCAAGTGA